One Malania oleifera isolate guangnan ecotype guangnan chromosome 10, ASM2987363v1, whole genome shotgun sequence genomic region harbors:
- the LOC131165776 gene encoding transcription factor MYC2: protein MEEAEIISPSSSSSLLTISLQDSQPPVNLQQQLQFIIHNQPDCWAYAIFWQTSKDDNGSLFLAWGDGHFQGTKDAVLKPTAGATTAPDHFRSGLHSERKRMMKGIHALITENPNLFDGSMDGDVTDTEWFYMMSLTRSFSPGDGVPGKAFSSGSLVWLTGGHQLRCCNCDRAEEAQIHGIETLACIPTSSGVLELGSADIIRENWALVQQVQSLLGSKQGSPAEVPIMFNGRSSSFADIGIISGVNEEEGIINREGYQKKKQDQGYVDSEHSDSDCPALIAQIVEKKTPKKRGRKPGLGRNAPLNHVEAERQRREKLNHRFYALRAVVPNVSRMDKASLLADAVSYINELKAKVDEMESQLQRESKKVKVEGSADATDNDQSTTTASVDQARPASSSSSGGAPLEVEVKIVGADAMIRVQSENVNYPSARLMNALRDLEFEVHHGSMSSVNELMLQDVVVGVPDGLRSAEGLKAALLGRLEQ from the coding sequence ATGGAAGAGGCAGAAATAATCTCTCCATCTTCGTCCTCCTCTCTTCTCACCATCTCCCTGCAGGACTCCCAACCCCCCGTTAATTTGCAACAGCAGCTTCAATTCATCATCCATAACCAGCCAGATTGCTGGGCTTATGCCATTTTCTGGCAAACCTCCAAAGACGACAATGGCAGTCTCTTCTTGGCCTGGGGAGACGGCCATTTCCAGGGCACTAAGGACGCCGTCCTTAAGCCCACCGCCGGAGCCACCACTGCTCCCGACCATTTCAGATCGGGGCTCCACTCAGAACGCAAGAGAATGATGAAGGGCATCCACGCCCTCATCACCGAAAACCCCAACTTGTTCGACGGCTCCATGGACGGCGACGTCACCGACACCGAGTGGTTCTACATGATGTCGCTTACCCGGTCTTTCTCCCCCGGCGACGGCGTCCCCGGCAAGGCTTTTAGTTCTGGTTCTCTGGTGTGGCTAACCGGCGGTCACCAACTTCGGTGTTGCAACTGTGACAGAGCTGAAGAAGCTCAAATACACGGGATAGAGACTCTGGCTTGCATACCCACTTCGAGCGGAGTGCTCGAATTGGGGTCTGCTGATATTATTCGAGAAAATTGGGCTCTTGTTCAACAGGTCCAGTCCCTGTTGGGATCAAAACAGGGCAGTCCGGCGGAAGTACCAATTATGTTCAACGGCCGGAGTTCTTCCTTCGCCGACATCGGCATAATTTCCGGCGTAAACGAGGAAGAGGGTATTATTAACAGAGAAGGTTATCAGAAGAAGAAGCAAGATCAGGGTTATGTGGATTCTGAGCATTCGGATTCTGATTGTCCCGCACTGATTGCTCAAATCGTAGAGAAGAAAACGCCGAAGAAGAGGGGGAGAAAGCCGGGGCTGGGGAGAAACGCTCCGCTGAACCACGTGGAGGCGGAGCGGCAGCGGCGGGAGAAGCTGAACCACCGGTTCTACGCGCTGCGAGCGGTGGTTCCGAACGTGTCGCGGATGGACAAGGCGTCGCTGCTGGCGGACGCGGTGTCCTACATCAACGAGCTGAAGGCAAAAGTGGATGAAATGGAGTCCCAATTACAGAGGGAATCTAAGAAGGTGAAGGTAGAGGGCAGCGCCGATGCAACGGACAACGACCAAAGCACCACCACGGCCTCGGTGGATCAAGCGAGGCCTGCTTCCTCTTCTTCCTCTGGCGGGGCGCCGCTGGAAGTGGAAGTGAAGATCGTGGGAGCCGATGCCATGATCCGGGTTCAGTCGGAGAATGTGAATTATCCGTCGGCGCGTCTAATGAACGCGCTGCGGGACCTGGAATTTGAAGTCCACCACGGAAGCATGTCCAGTGTGAACGAGCTCATGCTTCAAGACGTTGTTGTTGGGGTCCCTGATGGATTGAGAAGTGCAGAGGGGTTGAAAGCTGCTCTTCTCGGAAGATTGGAGCAGTAG